From Paenibacillus sp. PK3_47, the proteins below share one genomic window:
- a CDS encoding carbohydrate ABC transporter permease, with the protein MNHSSRRKESLGGQIFTVVNAGLLILLALACLLPFVNIIASSFATTQEVIAKKFILFPTTFSLDAYRYILSTPTIFKGLGVSVGVTIAGTVVSMILTALMAYGLSRRYLPLRNTINFIVVFSMLFSGGMIPTFLVVKSVGLINSYWSLIFPVAINAFNMIIMRNFFQALPDSLEESAKIDGSNDFGIFLKIMLPLALPSIATISLFYAVAYWNTYMNAILYINDSVKWPIQVLLRQIVIVSSGMQAEGTSVDIIPPAQTIKMAVIVVATVPMLIAYPFVQKHFTKGALMGAVKG; encoded by the coding sequence ATGAACCACAGCTCACGAAGAAAAGAATCGCTCGGCGGACAGATCTTTACGGTTGTTAATGCCGGTCTTCTGATTCTGCTCGCACTTGCCTGTCTATTGCCTTTTGTAAACATTATCGCCAGCTCCTTCGCGACCACCCAGGAAGTGATTGCGAAAAAATTCATTCTGTTCCCGACCACCTTTTCGCTGGATGCATACCGCTACATTCTGTCTACACCGACAATCTTTAAAGGCCTCGGCGTATCTGTAGGTGTCACCATTGCAGGTACGGTTGTAAGCATGATCCTGACCGCACTGATGGCGTATGGCCTGTCCCGAAGATATCTGCCGCTGCGCAACACCATTAACTTCATTGTTGTGTTCTCCATGCTGTTCAGCGGGGGCATGATCCCTACGTTTCTGGTTGTAAAATCTGTCGGACTGATCAACTCCTACTGGTCCCTGATCTTTCCGGTTGCCATCAACGCCTTCAATATGATCATCATGCGCAACTTCTTCCAGGCGCTGCCGGACAGCCTTGAGGAGTCTGCCAAAATCGACGGGAGCAACGACTTCGGCATTTTCCTGAAAATCATGCTGCCGCTGGCCCTGCCGTCCATCGCTACGATCTCCCTGTTCTACGCCGTGGCGTACTGGAACACTTATATGAACGCCATCCTGTACATTAATGATTCGGTAAAATGGCCGATCCAGGTTCTCCTGCGCCAGATCGTTATCGTCTCCAGCGGCATGCAGGCCGAGGGCACCTCAGTCGATATTATCCCGCCGGCCCAGACGATCAAGATGGCCGTTATTGTAGTGGCTACGGTTCCGATGCTGATCGCTTATCCGTTCGTGCAAAAGCACTTTACCAAGGGTGCGCTTATGGGGGCTGTAAAGGGTTAA
- a CDS encoding cell division protein FtsQ, producing the protein MSALKTRYTLTQSQKMMIFVLSMSLYGLSNMFTELIPSIQLGPVELSVEYFAFIPLTLCMLFHPLYAAVGAAVGEVIFGELMLGQFGGLGELEKFITFSLAMYTAGRMVSDPKNRRQVGIAAISGVAIHQFFSSVIDIVKVWVGVEELEAVQGLAESIVIIEGVGFLNDVLFSGILFALLPTMYLVPRLYGKIEPLLGMKPRERNMKYADGAWLSPKLVIVGVVLAAVAMGAELLSESGWSIGEFELPGAESHEESLIWLSMGAAAVIAAAVIIVLTRRAARRRKEAGHLDG; encoded by the coding sequence ATGAGTGCTTTGAAAACCCGCTACACACTGACACAGTCACAAAAAATGATGATTTTTGTCCTGTCCATGTCACTTTACGGATTGTCCAACATGTTCACGGAGCTGATCCCGAGCATTCAGCTGGGGCCGGTTGAGCTGTCTGTAGAGTATTTTGCCTTCATTCCGCTCACGCTCTGTATGCTGTTCCATCCGCTGTATGCGGCAGTCGGTGCTGCGGTAGGCGAAGTAATCTTCGGTGAGCTGATGCTGGGCCAGTTCGGCGGACTCGGTGAGCTGGAGAAGTTCATTACCTTCTCGCTCGCCATGTATACCGCAGGCCGGATGGTGTCCGATCCCAAAAACCGCAGACAGGTAGGCATTGCGGCAATCAGCGGGGTGGCGATCCATCAGTTTTTCAGCTCCGTGATTGACATTGTTAAGGTTTGGGTTGGAGTGGAGGAGCTGGAGGCCGTTCAAGGGCTGGCTGAAAGTATCGTCATTATCGAAGGTGTAGGATTCCTGAATGATGTGCTGTTCTCCGGCATTCTGTTCGCGCTGCTGCCGACCATGTACCTTGTACCCCGTCTGTATGGCAAAATCGAACCGCTGCTCGGCATGAAGCCGCGCGAACGGAATATGAAATATGCGGATGGAGCCTGGCTGTCGCCAAAGCTGGTCATTGTGGGTGTAGTGCTTGCCGCTGTGGCGATGGGGGCAGAGCTGCTGTCAGAATCCGGCTGGAGCATTGGCGAGTTTGAGCTTCCGGGAGCGGAATCGCATGAGGAAAGCCTGATCTGGCTGAGTATGGGAGCCGCAGCTGTTATTGCCGCAGCAGTCATTATCGTGTTGACGCGCCGTGCAGCGCGCAGACGGAAGGAAGCAGGGCATCTGGATGGATAA
- a CDS encoding energy-coupling factor transporter transmembrane component T: MEAVKKALNRISVEQIKLELLGTAYNSSSTFLGRLDPRTLLIWYLFFAVTPWFVHNRTVLLGMFIFMVVTTFLSKVSPYIIFILCLGLVSQIGWMFLLSLFFGGGAESLLPMLTLTLKLSVISLASITVFSSLDPERLSDGLSSLGVPDAFAFSLSYGYRILPTLLEEFHQILLSFRLRGQRPLRHGFLYWRTAAYYLRIIVLVFYPLMLNTAKRSRTTVEALETRGYTYAVNNPQVKKLKLSYLAMKRRDWAFIAGSVVYIAVVFMLGSLYPNLIY, from the coding sequence GTGGAAGCTGTTAAAAAGGCGCTTAACCGGATATCGGTCGAACAGATCAAGCTGGAACTGCTGGGGACGGCTTATAACAGCAGCAGCACCTTTCTCGGCAGGCTTGACCCGCGGACACTGCTGATCTGGTATTTATTTTTCGCCGTCACGCCATGGTTTGTCCATAACCGGACAGTACTGCTGGGCATGTTCATCTTTATGGTCGTAACTACCTTTTTATCTAAAGTCAGCCCCTATATTATATTCATTCTCTGCCTGGGACTGGTCAGCCAGATCGGCTGGATGTTCCTGTTGTCGCTCTTCTTCGGGGGAGGGGCCGAATCGCTGCTCCCGATGCTTACACTAACGCTTAAGCTGTCGGTCATTTCACTGGCGAGCATTACCGTATTTTCCAGTCTGGACCCCGAGCGGCTGAGTGACGGACTGTCTTCGCTGGGTGTCCCGGATGCTTTTGCATTCAGCTTGTCCTACGGATACCGGATTCTGCCGACACTGCTGGAGGAGTTCCACCAGATCCTGCTGTCCTTCAGGCTGAGAGGCCAAAGGCCGCTCCGGCACGGATTTTTATACTGGCGTACAGCGGCATATTACTTGCGGATCATCGTATTGGTCTTTTATCCCCTGATGCTGAATACGGCCAAACGTTCGCGGACCACGGTGGAGGCGCTGGAGACCAGAGGGTATACCTATGCCGTGAACAATCCTCAGGTCAAAAAGCTGAAGCTTTCCTATTTGGCCATGAAGCGGAGGGACTGGGCGTTTATTGCAGGCTCGGTGGTCTATATCGCTGTAGTTTTTATGCTGGGATCGCTGTACCCGAATCTGATCTATTAA
- a CDS encoding helix-turn-helix transcriptional regulator — MSGDKGSLALTEAVFYILLSLHQPMHGYGIMQNVEQLSGGRVMLAAGTLYGAINTLVERGWITALPGEGNSRKKEYLITESGKTAADVELVRLKELVDNGTRIMGGR; from the coding sequence ATGTCAGGAGACAAAGGCAGCTTGGCGCTTACGGAGGCCGTATTTTATATCCTGCTGTCACTGCACCAGCCTATGCACGGGTATGGCATCATGCAGAATGTGGAGCAACTGAGCGGCGGACGGGTAATGCTTGCGGCGGGAACTTTATATGGGGCTATTAATACACTTGTTGAACGAGGCTGGATTACAGCTTTGCCCGGTGAGGGGAACTCCAGAAAGAAGGAATATCTGATCACAGAAAGCGGGAAAACCGCGGCTGACGTTGAGCTGGTCCGGTTGAAGGAACTGGTGGACAACGGTACCAGAATTATGGGAGGTCGCTAA
- a CDS encoding AraC family transcriptional regulator has translation MKKGRMFYGIFIPILILGVGLVASFGSYIYVSTIRSVVGQFSSSKQSYIEQIKNNLEHKIQSIEYAFNTFSTTSSFQDIVTHPITVKDFEAYRSVNSQLNYIASMTAEGTEYSLISLEQNWQIMNERLTSLSEEDVEQLRGQYIDNQNQSLFWIKTDKGIRFVNTLPVFSSKKQAIALSDISQYTLDSIIKTDENAHVYILNKSGGLMYDSGQKEMTLTEAQLQELSGMVAAGEENGRIELEAGGRQSIQLLYAKSGYNNWVYLTVLDQDEIAGTLSMTKYGLFALGLLSILLILVVAYFVALYFTKPIQQIKRSLSIVPPVNAKNEFEYIIHSIDTIVSEKESLASLIEAEMPQLETQLILNLFRNRVTPEELTRNLQRFGYVPNGSRRYAAMLIQLDSLGDEGASSKDVLLLAINKMVEEVIPESQRMLPIILNDDTQATILTLPELSEAELNKELLDYATSLLRAVRNYLKVSISIGISKCYEDLLESKEACEMGKQALHQRLNLGKESIIFYEDISKVVSGPVLLHYPAELETQLFNAIRLGDKEQVTEALYPFLAQLIGKNKSTLNFEVMLVRLVNNLIQLEQHLGVQVLLTQDNNKLYHRVLDIRNPEEIERLLVQEVIYPMTTAMKEKTSKQFRCLSDKITAIVHSEFDQELTLEGIGERLHYNPNYLSSIFKKEYGTAFSEYLMNYRLEMAKKWLSETDMTIREIAERLQYHNPQNFIRSFRKKEQVTPGAYRKLQQEA, from the coding sequence ATGAAAAAAGGCAGAATGTTCTACGGGATTTTTATTCCGATCCTTATTCTTGGGGTAGGGCTGGTAGCCAGCTTCGGCAGCTATATCTATGTCAGTACGATCCGGTCGGTGGTGGGCCAGTTCTCCAGCAGCAAACAGAGCTATATCGAGCAGATCAAGAACAATCTGGAGCATAAGATCCAGAGCATCGAGTATGCCTTCAATACGTTCAGTACGACGAGTTCCTTTCAGGACATTGTTACACATCCGATTACGGTAAAAGACTTTGAGGCTTACCGGAGCGTCAACTCCCAGTTGAACTATATTGCCTCCATGACGGCGGAAGGCACGGAATATTCGCTGATCAGTCTGGAGCAGAACTGGCAGATTATGAATGAGCGGCTGACGAGCCTGTCGGAAGAAGATGTGGAGCAGCTGCGCGGGCAGTACATAGACAATCAGAATCAGAGCCTGTTCTGGATCAAGACGGATAAAGGGATCCGTTTTGTCAATACACTGCCGGTGTTCTCCAGCAAAAAGCAGGCGATTGCCTTATCCGATATTTCGCAGTACACGTTGGATTCGATCATTAAGACCGACGAGAATGCCCACGTCTATATTCTGAATAAATCAGGCGGGCTGATGTATGATTCCGGCCAGAAAGAGATGACGCTGACCGAAGCCCAGCTGCAGGAGCTTAGCGGAATGGTTGCCGCCGGAGAAGAGAACGGCAGAATCGAGCTGGAGGCGGGGGGACGCCAATCCATTCAGCTGCTGTACGCCAAATCCGGATATAACAATTGGGTATACCTTACTGTGCTCGATCAGGACGAAATTGCCGGCACGCTCTCGATGACCAAATACGGGCTGTTCGCCCTGGGGCTGCTGAGTATTCTGCTGATTCTGGTTGTGGCTTACTTCGTAGCCCTTTATTTTACAAAGCCGATTCAGCAGATCAAGCGCAGCTTATCCATCGTTCCGCCGGTGAATGCCAAAAATGAGTTCGAATATATTATCCATTCCATTGATACCATCGTTTCCGAGAAGGAATCGCTGGCCAGCCTGATTGAAGCGGAAATGCCGCAGCTGGAGACACAGCTGATTCTGAACCTGTTCCGCAACCGGGTGACTCCGGAGGAGCTGACGAGAAATCTGCAGCGCTTTGGCTATGTCCCTAACGGCAGCCGCAGATATGCCGCGATGCTGATTCAGCTGGACAGTCTTGGTGATGAGGGAGCATCGAGTAAGGATGTGCTGCTGCTGGCCATTAATAAGATGGTGGAAGAGGTTATTCCGGAGTCGCAGCGGATGCTGCCGATCATCCTGAACGATGATACCCAGGCAACAATACTCACTTTGCCTGAGCTGAGCGAAGCAGAGCTGAACAAAGAGCTGCTGGACTATGCGACTTCACTGCTGAGGGCAGTAAGGAATTATCTGAAGGTTTCCATCAGCATCGGAATCAGCAAGTGTTATGAGGATCTGCTGGAGAGCAAAGAAGCCTGTGAGATGGGCAAGCAGGCGCTGCACCAGCGGCTGAATCTTGGCAAGGAATCGATTATCTTTTATGAGGATATCTCCAAGGTAGTTTCCGGTCCGGTGCTGCTGCATTATCCGGCGGAACTGGAAACCCAGCTGTTCAACGCCATCCGGCTGGGGGATAAAGAGCAGGTAACCGAAGCCCTGTATCCGTTCCTGGCCCAGCTGATCGGCAAGAACAAGAGCACGCTGAATTTTGAAGTGATGCTGGTGCGGCTGGTGAACAATCTGATCCAGCTGGAGCAGCATCTCGGTGTTCAGGTTCTCCTGACCCAGGATAACAACAAGCTGTATCACCGGGTGCTGGATATCCGCAATCCGGAAGAGATTGAACGGCTGCTGGTGCAGGAGGTTATCTACCCGATGACCACAGCGATGAAGGAGAAGACAAGCAAGCAGTTCCGCTGCCTGTCTGATAAGATCACCGCCATCGTCCATTCCGAGTTCGACCAGGAGCTTACGCTGGAGGGCATCGGCGAAAGGCTGCATTACAATCCGAATTATCTCAGCAGTATCTTTAAGAAGGAATACGGGACCGCATTCAGTGAGTATTTAATGAATTACCGGCTGGAGATGGCCAAGAAATGGCTGTCGGAGACGGATATGACGATCCGGGAGATTGCCGAACGGCTGCAGTATCATAATCCGCAGAACTTTATCCGCTCCTTCCGCAAGAAGGAACAGGTGACACCGGGCGCCTACCGCAAGCTGCAGCAGGAAGCGTAG
- a CDS encoding MurR/RpiR family transcriptional regulator — protein MYKDWNHRPFSPNQRIIADFIQKNELRALYMTEQEMADELQLSIASVSRFWKAAGYKHAKDFKNRLRFRFESTPSEKMRDAMQRTDGGSLPQKLLDITSHHLHETSRYLSDQLLQSAVDALSAARHIYVYSPGPCAGLAELLAYRMARFGLTIKRMAPSGHELMETLMHAGKKDVVLVFGFVQLLPETEVILDHAREGGYTVILITDRLVFPRSQDADIVLYAGRGEVWEFHSMVGPTYIVENLILGVGLQHKEGSLRKLDKLQQLRARYGGKLPRS, from the coding sequence ATGTACAAGGACTGGAATCACCGGCCTTTTTCGCCGAATCAACGGATTATTGCCGACTTTATTCAAAAAAATGAGCTGCGCGCCCTCTACATGACCGAGCAGGAGATGGCGGACGAGCTGCAGTTAAGCATCGCTTCGGTATCCCGGTTCTGGAAAGCCGCCGGTTACAAGCATGCCAAGGACTTCAAGAACCGTCTCCGCTTCCGCTTCGAATCCACTCCGTCGGAAAAAATGCGTGACGCCATGCAGCGGACAGACGGCGGTTCACTCCCGCAAAAGCTGCTGGACATTACCTCCCACCACCTGCATGAAACGAGCAGATACTTAAGTGACCAGCTGCTTCAAAGCGCGGTAGACGCCCTGTCTGCTGCCAGGCATATTTACGTTTACAGCCCCGGCCCCTGTGCAGGACTGGCTGAGCTTTTGGCTTACCGGATGGCCCGCTTTGGGCTGACGATCAAACGGATGGCTCCAAGCGGCCATGAGCTGATGGAAACCCTGATGCATGCCGGTAAAAAGGATGTTGTGCTCGTGTTCGGTTTTGTGCAGCTGCTGCCGGAAACGGAGGTCATTCTGGACCATGCCCGTGAAGGCGGATATACCGTCATCCTGATCACGGACCGGCTGGTCTTCCCCCGCTCCCAGGATGCTGACATTGTGCTCTACGCCGGGCGCGGCGAAGTATGGGAATTTCACTCCATGGTCGGCCCCACTTACATTGTTGAAAATCTGATTCTCGGCGTGGGGCTGCAGCATAAGGAGGGCAGTCTGCGCAAGCTGGATAAGCTGCAGCAGCTGCGCGCGCGGTACGGCGGGAAGCTGCCGCGTAGTTGA
- a CDS encoding sugar ABC transporter permease, protein MKVPSITAPSNLNLEKKKKNAFLTAVQKYKLLYLMILPGLVYFIIFKYMPMGGLVIAFQDYQPFLGITGSPWVGFKHFIRLFTEPTFMMLLRNTLILFALNIVIFFPLPIIVALMLNELRNRHLKTWIQTIIYIPHFMSWVIIVSITYVFLTVDGGVINEMIASMGGQKISFLTSPEWLRTMYIGQIIWKEIGWSTIIYLAAITVVDPQLYEAAEMDGAARLRKTWHVTLPAIRPVIITLLILKIGSTLDLGFEHMYLLLNSLNREVAEIFDTYIYTAGLKNGQLSFSTTVGLFKGVVGLILVMASNKLAKKMGEDGVY, encoded by the coding sequence GTGAAAGTTCCAAGTATCACCGCACCATCCAATCTGAATCTGGAAAAGAAGAAAAAGAACGCGTTCCTGACCGCAGTACAGAAATACAAGCTCTTATATCTGATGATCTTGCCCGGACTGGTCTACTTCATCATATTTAAGTACATGCCCATGGGCGGGCTTGTCATTGCGTTTCAGGATTATCAGCCGTTCCTCGGAATCACGGGCAGCCCCTGGGTAGGGTTCAAGCATTTTATCAGGCTGTTCACTGAACCTACCTTTATGATGCTGCTGCGCAATACGCTGATCCTGTTCGCGCTGAACATCGTGATTTTCTTTCCGTTGCCGATTATTGTCGCACTCATGTTAAATGAACTCAGGAACCGCCATCTCAAAACCTGGATCCAGACCATTATTTACATCCCCCACTTCATGTCATGGGTTATCATTGTATCCATAACCTATGTGTTCCTGACAGTGGACGGCGGTGTAATCAATGAAATGATCGCCAGCATGGGCGGCCAAAAAATCAGCTTCCTTACTTCGCCGGAATGGCTGCGCACGATGTACATCGGGCAGATCATCTGGAAAGAGATCGGCTGGTCCACCATTATCTATCTGGCCGCAATTACTGTAGTAGACCCTCAGCTGTACGAAGCTGCGGAAATGGACGGCGCCGCCCGTCTGCGCAAAACCTGGCATGTGACACTGCCGGCCATCCGTCCAGTCATCATCACCCTGCTGATCCTCAAAATCGGCAGCACGCTGGATCTTGGCTTTGAACATATGTATCTGCTGCTCAACTCGCTCAACCGCGAAGTGGCCGAAATTTTTGACACCTACATCTACACAGCAGGTCTTAAGAACGGCCAGCTCAGCTTCAGCACCACAGTAGGGTTGTTCAAAGGCGTAGTCGGTCTCATCCTCGTAATGGCCTCCAACAAACTGGCCAAAAAAATGGGCGAAGACGGCGTATATTAA
- a CDS encoding ATP-binding cassette domain-containing protein, with translation MDKTVLELQKVTFTYPGAETPVLREVSLKLRAGDFVAVVGSNGSGKSTLCKCFNGLIPHYYTGDFSGEVNLRGEPAAGKSVSELSRHIGYVYQDFENQLVRPTVLDDVCFTPLNYGLADYRERGERALALTGLSGMGSEFIWQLSGGQKHLLALAGALAMDPDILVIDEPVAQLDPQHARQIYDILRRLNEQHGKTIVVIEHHAEFIAEYCNTVVLMDQGSLPWHKPVREALSSVEELLAMGIYPPDVTRAAWMLDRDKQAHTLYPMNSEEGSALFSRRDVSGGYGALSGQTSSIPADNATAEPIVQMENVMLSYRTIHKTVHPVLKGINLTLHAGESIALIGNNGAGKSSLMKLIAGITAPTGGTVNVKGMTVNGLPPERLAGIASYVFQNPEDMFIDDSVRGEIAYYLKARRLADTEERVDSMLNAFRLGELAERDARLLSGGQQRRVSLAIGAAVRPAVMLLDEPTANLDISTKQEMVEVLQTLRSHVETVVIATHDMSLVAEWASRIIVMSEGRIIADGGREEIFSDAGLLRWAGLAETQLMELSRRLGMPNICSSLEEFTAQTEWRKEGVILSGSC, from the coding sequence ATGGATAAAACTGTACTTGAACTCCAAAAGGTCACATTTACGTATCCCGGGGCGGAAACACCGGTGCTGCGTGAGGTTTCCCTGAAACTGCGTGCAGGGGATTTTGTGGCGGTGGTCGGCAGCAACGGTTCAGGCAAATCCACGCTGTGCAAATGTTTTAACGGCCTGATTCCTCATTATTACACCGGGGACTTCAGTGGTGAGGTGAACTTGCGGGGAGAACCTGCCGCCGGCAAAAGTGTAAGCGAGCTGTCGAGACATATCGGTTACGTGTACCAGGATTTTGAGAACCAGCTGGTCCGTCCGACGGTGCTGGATGATGTCTGCTTTACACCGCTGAATTACGGCTTGGCCGATTACAGGGAACGGGGCGAGCGAGCGCTGGCCCTGACCGGACTGAGCGGTATGGGCAGCGAATTCATCTGGCAGCTCAGCGGCGGGCAGAAGCATCTGCTTGCTCTGGCCGGAGCACTGGCGATGGACCCGGATATCCTGGTTATCGACGAGCCGGTCGCCCAGCTTGATCCGCAGCATGCCCGCCAGATCTATGATATTTTGCGCCGCCTGAATGAACAGCATGGCAAAACGATCGTTGTCATCGAGCATCATGCCGAATTTATCGCCGAGTACTGCAATACTGTTGTACTGATGGATCAAGGCAGCCTGCCCTGGCATAAGCCGGTCCGCGAAGCTTTATCCTCGGTGGAGGAGCTGCTGGCAATGGGCATTTATCCGCCTGATGTTACGAGAGCGGCCTGGATGCTGGATAGGGATAAGCAGGCTCATACACTGTATCCAATGAATAGTGAAGAGGGGAGCGCGCTTTTCAGCCGCCGCGATGTGTCTGGCGGATACGGTGCACTATCCGGGCAAACCTCTTCTATTCCGGCAGATAACGCAACTGCTGAACCAATTGTACAAATGGAAAACGTAATGCTGTCTTACCGGACAATTCACAAGACCGTCCATCCGGTGCTGAAAGGCATTAATCTTACATTGCACGCCGGAGAGTCTATTGCGCTGATCGGCAATAACGGGGCCGGCAAATCTTCTTTAATGAAGCTGATCGCCGGAATCACCGCCCCTACAGGCGGGACCGTTAACGTCAAAGGCATGACTGTAAATGGTCTGCCGCCGGAACGGCTGGCAGGGATCGCGTCCTATGTGTTCCAGAACCCGGAGGACATGTTCATCGATGATTCGGTCCGGGGCGAAATTGCCTATTATCTCAAGGCCCGCCGGCTTGCCGATACGGAAGAACGGGTGGACAGTATGCTGAACGCCTTCCGCCTCGGGGAACTGGCAGAACGCGATGCCCGTCTGCTTAGCGGCGGACAGCAGCGCCGGGTATCCCTGGCCATCGGTGCGGCGGTGCGTCCGGCAGTCATGCTGCTGGATGAGCCGACCGCCAATCTGGACATTTCGACCAAGCAGGAGATGGTGGAAGTGCTGCAGACGCTGCGCAGCCATGTGGAGACGGTAGTCATCGCAACCCATGATATGTCGCTTGTGGCCGAGTGGGCCAGCCGGATTATTGTGATGAGCGAAGGGCGGATCATCGCCGATGGCGGCAGGGAAGAGATATTCTCGGACGCCGGGCTGCTGCGCTGGGCAGGCCTGGCTGAAACACAGCTGATGGAGCTCAGCCGGAGGCTCGGTATGCCGAACATCTGCAGCAGTCTGGAAGAGTTCACCGCACAGACTGAATGGCGGAAGGAAGGAGTGATTCTGAGTGGAAGCTGTTAA
- a CDS encoding PHP domain-containing protein, which produces MNIDLHTHGKLSKKSDFSPEYFREMVKEAKANGLQALALTEHFNTSNFFAMYETLDRMYPYSGHYYEADGLKVFPGMEVDIAETGHILLIGLKEKILEARYSLENYTREGQFIPFEQLLDLADEQGLWKIGAHPFRISTPLHHLDRELLTRLDAFDYNAKDIYMQGVEAYRALITPFAAKLGVPVIAGSDSHQCLQYGSVVNKLEQSCSTVAELKEAVRLGRYSIEVSPCLHTKVKASVMMKKLLKQMQGEAPSRDEEAEYSA; this is translated from the coding sequence ATGAATATTGATCTGCATACACACGGCAAGCTGTCCAAGAAATCCGACTTTTCCCCTGAATACTTCAGAGAGATGGTGAAGGAAGCGAAGGCGAACGGGCTGCAGGCGCTGGCGCTTACGGAGCATTTTAACACCTCCAATTTCTTCGCCATGTATGAGACGCTTGACCGGATGTATCCCTATAGCGGACATTATTATGAGGCTGACGGCCTGAAGGTGTTCCCCGGCATGGAAGTGGATATCGCGGAGACCGGGCATATTCTGCTGATCGGTCTGAAGGAAAAGATTCTGGAAGCGCGTTACAGTCTCGAAAATTACACCCGGGAAGGACAGTTTATCCCGTTTGAGCAGCTGCTGGATCTCGCCGACGAACAGGGCCTGTGGAAAATAGGAGCCCATCCGTTCCGCATTTCTACACCGCTGCATCATCTGGACCGCGAGCTGCTGACCCGGCTGGATGCCTTTGATTACAATGCCAAGGATATTTATATGCAGGGAGTGGAGGCGTACCGTGCGCTGATTACCCCTTTTGCCGCTAAGCTTGGGGTTCCGGTCATCGCAGGCAGCGACAGCCATCAGTGTCTGCAGTACGGAAGTGTGGTGAACAAGCTGGAGCAGTCCTGCTCCACTGTAGCAGAGCTGAAAGAGGCGGTCCGTCTGGGCCGGTATTCGATTGAAGTTTCTCCATGCCTCCATACCAAGGTCAAAGCTTCGGTAATGATGAAAAAACTGCTCAAACAGATGCAGGGCGAAGCCCCGTCGAGGGATGAGGAGGCGGAGTATTCCGCCTGA
- a CDS encoding metal-dependent hydrolase — MKIIFHGHSCVQIEVGEKSLIIDPFISGNPAAVVKPEEIKTDAVLLTHSHMDHILDAAPIAISNNAPVVATVELATYIGWKGAETIGMNIGGTVDLGFAKATMIHAFHTSGITLDDEQQIIYGGMPAGYIIEAEGKTILHAGDTGLFSDMKMFGELYNIDLAILPMGGHFTMGPEHALIAAKWLNAKQVLPVHYNTFPVIRQDVAAFVDALNKEGIKGTALEYGGTLEL, encoded by the coding sequence ATGAAGATTATTTTTCATGGCCATTCCTGTGTACAGATTGAGGTAGGCGAGAAGTCGCTGATTATCGATCCCTTTATTAGCGGCAATCCCGCTGCGGTTGTAAAGCCTGAGGAGATCAAGACGGATGCGGTTCTTTTGACGCACTCGCATATGGATCATATTCTGGATGCTGCGCCGATTGCGATCAGCAACAACGCTCCGGTGGTCGCCACTGTGGAGCTCGCTACCTATATCGGATGGAAGGGCGCGGAGACGATCGGGATGAACATCGGGGGAACGGTAGATCTCGGATTTGCCAAAGCAACGATGATTCACGCCTTCCACACCAGCGGCATTACGCTGGACGATGAGCAGCAGATTATATATGGCGGCATGCCGGCCGGATACATTATTGAAGCCGAAGGCAAAACGATCCTGCATGCAGGCGATACCGGGCTGTTCAGTGATATGAAAATGTTCGGCGAGCTCTACAATATCGACCTGGCAATCCTTCCGATGGGCGGACATTTCACAATGGGGCCGGAGCATGCGCTGATTGCGGCCAAATGGCTGAATGCCAAGCAGGTGCTGCCGGTGCATTACAACACGTTCCCGGTGATCCGCCAGGATGTGGCAGCTTTTGTGGATGCTCTGAATAAGGAAGGAATCAAAGGCACAGCACTGGAATATGGCGGGACTCTGGAACTGTAA